The Brevibacterium atlanticum genome segment CCGAACTCGGCTTCACTGCGCGTAAGGCCCTGCACATCCTCGACGACTTCCGGTCGGACTTCGACCGGCTGGATGAGCCCATCCCCGTCGGAGAGGCAGGAGGGACCCTGCGGGTCGAACTCAACCACATCGACGCTTCGACGATGCCGATCGGATTCGACCGGACGGAGAACGATACGCGCATCCTCGCCGTGGCCCGCAACCTCTCGGCTGAGGGCCACGATGTGGTGGTGGTGACGAAGGACGTGCCGATGCGCGTCAAGGCTTCGGCGCTGGGACTGCACGCCGAGGAGTACCTCGCCGAACTCGCCACCGACTCCGGATTCACGGGGATGAGTGAGATCGGCTTCGACGACGAGCAGATGAGTGAATTCTACGATTCGGGCTCGGTGGTCACCGAGGACGTGTCAGACGAGATCGTCAACACCGGAGTCGTCATCACTTCGCCTCGCGGCTCCGGGCTCGGACGAGTGCAGCCGGGCAACCGGGTGAGCATGGTGCGCGGGGACCGGGACATCTTCGGAGTCCACGGACGGTCGGCCGAACAGCGCATCGCCATCGACATGCTGCTCGACGATGCGCTGGGAATCGTGTCCTTGGGAGGGCGAGCCGGAACGGGGAAGTCCGCGCTGGCCCTCATGGCGGGCCTACAGAAGGTGCTCGAGGAGAACAAGCACTCGAAGATCATGGTCTTCCGCCCGATCTATGCCGTCGGCGGGCAGAACCTCGGTTACCTCCCCGGCAGCGAGGGGGAGAAGATGAATCCCTGGGCCGAGGCGGTGTTCGACACGCTCAGCGCTCTGGTGAGCAAAAACGTCATCGACGAGGTGGTCAATCGGGGGATCCTCGAGGTGCTTCCGCTCACCCACATCCGCGGCCGGTCACTCCACGATGCGTTCGTCATCGTCGATGAGGCGCAGTCGCTGGAGCGCAACGTGCTGCTCACGGTGCTCTCGCGGATCGGGATGAATTCGAAGGTGGTGCTCACCCACGATGTCGCCCAGCGTGACAACCTGCGCGTGGGACGCCATGACGGAATCGCTGCCGTGATCGAGAAGCTCAAGGGCCACGAGCTCTTCTCCCACGTCACGCTGACGAGGTCGGAGCGCTCGGAGATCGCAGCGCTGGTCACCGATGTGCTCGAGGAGTTCGACCCGTTCCGGTCCTGAACTCGGTGCAGAGGCACAAAACGGCGCCCGGACGGTTTCGTCCGGGCCCGTTTTGTGCTGATCAGGCAGGTCTGAAGCCTACTTGTAGCTGCCGACCATCGTGGTGACGTCGAGGGCCTTGTCGAGGTCGGCCTCGGTGATCGAACCGTTCTCGACGAAGCCGAGGTCGATCGTCGCCTCTTTGACGGTCATCTTGTTGGCCACGGCGTGCTTGGCGATCTTCGCCGCTGCCTCGTAGCCGATGACCTTGTTGAGCGGAGTGACGATCGAAGGACTCGCCTCGGCGAGGAAGCGGGCGCGCTCCTCGTTGGCGGTCAGGCCGTTGATCATCTTCTCGGCCATGACGGTCGAGGCGTTGGCGAGCAGACGGATCGACTCGAGCAGGTTCGAGGCCATCACGGGAATGCCGACGTTGAGTTCGAAGGCCCCGTTGGTCGAGGACAGAGACACCGAGGTGTCGTTGCCGATGACCTGGGCCGCGACCTGGATCGTCGCCTCGCAGATGACCGGGTTGACCTTGCCGGGCATGATCGACGAACCGGGCTGCAGATCGGGGATCGCGATCTCGCCGAGGCCGGTGTTCGGTCCCGAACCCATCCAGCGCAGGTCGTTGCAGATCTTCATGTAGCCGTAGGCGATGGTGCGCAGCTGGCCGGATGCTTCGACGAGTCCGTCGCGGTTGGCCTGCGCCTCGAAGTGGTTGCGTGCCTCGGTGATCGGCAGTCCGGTCTCCTCGGCGAGGATCTCGACGACGCGGGAGGAGAATCCGTCCGGGGTGTTGATGCCGGTGCCCACGGCAGTTCCGCCCTGGGGGACCTCGGCGACGCGGGGGAGCGAGGCTTCGATGCGTTCGATGCCGTAGCGGACCTGAGCGGCGTAGCCGCCGAACTCCTGGCCGAGGGTGACCGGGGTGGCGTCCATGAGGTGGGTACGCCCGGACTTGACGATGGAGGAGAACTCCTCGGCCTTCTTCTCCAGCGAAGTCGCCAGCGTATCCATGGCTGGGATGAGGGTGTTGACCAGGGCTTTGGTCACGGCCAGGTGCACCG includes the following:
- a CDS encoding PhoH family protein, with translation MAENVHTYVLDTSVLLSDPGALLRFAEHHVVIPLIVVSELEAKRNHPELGFTARKALHILDDFRSDFDRLDEPIPVGEAGGTLRVELNHIDASTMPIGFDRTENDTRILAVARNLSAEGHDVVVVTKDVPMRVKASALGLHAEEYLAELATDSGFTGMSEIGFDDEQMSEFYDSGSVVTEDVSDEIVNTGVVITSPRGSGLGRVQPGNRVSMVRGDRDIFGVHGRSAEQRIAIDMLLDDALGIVSLGGRAGTGKSALALMAGLQKVLEENKHSKIMVFRPIYAVGGQNLGYLPGSEGEKMNPWAEAVFDTLSALVSKNVIDEVVNRGILEVLPLTHIRGRSLHDAFVIVDEAQSLERNVLLTVLSRIGMNSKVVLTHDVAQRDNLRVGRHDGIAAVIEKLKGHELFSHVTLTRSERSEIAALVTDVLEEFDPFRS
- a CDS encoding class II fumarate hydratase, translating into MSEEFRIEHDTMGEVKVPKDALYSAQTQRAVENFPISGKTLESAHIAALAQVKKAAAKANLELGVLDEARATAIQNAADEVIAGKYDAHFPIDVFQTGSGTSSNMNTNEVLASLATKALEADGVDVHPNDHVNASQSSNDVFPTSVHLAVTKALVNTLIPAMDTLATSLEKKAEEFSSIVKSGRTHLMDATPVTLGQEFGGYAAQVRYGIERIEASLPRVAEVPQGGTAVGTGINTPDGFSSRVVEILAEETGLPITEARNHFEAQANRDGLVEASGQLRTIAYGYMKICNDLRWMGSGPNTGLGEIAIPDLQPGSSIMPGKVNPVICEATIQVAAQVIGNDTSVSLSSTNGAFELNVGIPVMASNLLESIRLLANASTVMAEKMINGLTANEERARFLAEASPSIVTPLNKVIGYEAAAKIAKHAVANKMTVKEATIDLGFVENGSITEADLDKALDVTTMVGSYK